One Amaranthus tricolor cultivar Red isolate AtriRed21 chromosome 1, ASM2621246v1, whole genome shotgun sequence DNA window includes the following coding sequences:
- the LOC130827726 gene encoding uncharacterized protein LOC130827726, with translation MDESSASGGGRGKNKRFWTAQEDKALVEALSELAVDPHWRCENGFRSGYMVRLEELIGKALPGCGLKALPHIDSRLKTLVAKFRAISQMLNTSGFVWDDEKKMISVDRAVYDEYCKNHPNCKNLFGVSFPHFHELMNVYGKDYATGKPAEDYVEAIQNLQNVAPPQVTLDSSDDEGIDASGNATQTVTSPPAKKIKTEKTSNKRSKRGNAGEGSSNELASLQAFMKDMNVHLSTMANVIARTDDREQKVVEQTEKVLEELLSFNLEGVTPNQVFEVANILTSQPNKLLIFSKCPDALKSDYVKSLLGGNSNA, from the exons ATGGATGAAAGTAGTGCTAGTGGAGGTGGAAGGGGAAAAAACAAACGATTTTGGACTGCCCAAGAAGATAAGGCTCTTGTGGAAGCCTTGTCAGAGTTAGCTGTTGATCCTCACTGGAGGTGTGAAAATGGATTTAGAAGCGGCTACATGGTTCGCTTAGAGGAGCTCATAGGTAAGGCTCTTCCTGGTTGTGGTTTGAAGGCTCTGCCACACATTGATTCTCGACTTAAGACACTTGTAGCCAAGTTTAGGgctatttctcaaatgttaaataCAAGTGGATTCGTCtgggatgatgaaaaaaaaatgatttctgTAGATCGGGCTGTTTATGACGAGTATTGCAAG AATCATCCGAATTGCAAAAACCTGTTTGGAGTTTCATTTCCGCACTTTCATGAACTAATGAATGTTTACGGCAAGGATTACGCTACCGGAAAACCAGCTGAAGATTATGTTGAAGCAATACAGAATTTGCAAAACGTTGCCCCTCCACAAGTTACacttgattcaagtgatgatgagggAATTGATGCTAGTGGTAATGCCACTCAAACTGTTACTTCTCCTCctgctaaaaaaattaaaactgaaaAAACTTCTAATAAAAGAAGTAAGAGAGGAAATGCTGGTGAAGGTAGTTCTAATGAGTTGGCTAGCTTACAAGCATTCATGAAAGACATGAATGTTCATCTTTCAACTATGGCAAATGTGATAGCCCGCACTGATGATCGTGAGCAAAAAGTAGTTGAACAGACTGAGAAAGTGTTAGAGGAACTACTATCTTTTAATTTAGAAGGTGTAACTCCTAACCAAGTTTTTGAAGTGGCTAACATTCTAACCTCACAACCAAACAAGCTCCTCATATTTTCAAAGTGTCCCGACGCTTTGAAAAGTGATTATGTTAAGAGTCTTCTTGGAGGAAATAGTAATGCTTAG
- the LOC130827709 gene encoding tubulin beta-5 chain, with protein MREILHVQGGQCGNQIGSKFWEVVCDEHGIDPTGRYVGTSDLQLERVNVYYNEASCGRFVPRAVLMDLEPGTMDAVRTGPYGQIFRPDNFVFGQSGAGNNWAKGHYTEGAELIDSVLDVVRKEAENCDCLQGFQVCHSLGGGTGSGMGTLLISKIREEYPDRMMLTFSVFPSPKVSDTVVEPYNATLSVHQLVENADECMVLDNEALYDICFRTLKLTTPSFGDLNHLISATMSGVTCCLRFPGQLNSDLRKLAVNLIPFPRLHFFMVGFAPLTSRGSQQYRALTVPELTQQMWDAKNMMCAADPRHGRYLTASAMFRGKMSTKEVDEQMINVQNKNSSYFVEWIPNNVKSSVCDIPPRGLSMASTFIGNSTSIQEMFRRVSEQFTAMFRRKAFLHWYTGEGMDEMEFTEAESNMNDLVSEYQQYQDATADDEGEYEDEVSDQEEV; from the exons ATGAGAGAAATCCTTCATGTCCAGGGTGGTCAGTGTGGTAACCAGATTGGATCTAAATTTTGGGAGGTTGTATGTGACGAGCATGGCATTGACCCCACTGGAAGATATGTTGGTACATCAGACTTGCAATTGGAGCGTGTCAATGTCTACTACAATGAGGCTTCATGTGGAAGATTTGTTCCTCGTGCTGTGCTGATGGATCTTGAGCCTGGTACCATGGATGCTGTCAGAACTGGTCCATATGGTCAGATCTTTCGCCCCGACAACTTTGTTTTCGGGCAGTCTGGTGCTGGTAACAATTGGGCCAAGGGTCATTACACTGAAGGTGCTGAGCTTATTGACTCAGTTCTCGATGTTGTGAGGAAGGAAGCTGAGAACTGTGACTGTTTGCAAG GATTCCAAGTGTGCCACTCTTTGGGTGGAGGAACAGGTTCTGGTATGGGTACTTTGTTGATTTCCAAGATCAGGGAGGAGTATCCCGATAGGATGATGCTTACCTTTTCAGTTTTTCCATCACCTAAGGTTTCAGACACCGTGGTTGAGCCATACAATGCTACCCTCTCTGTTCACCAACTTGTTGAGAATGCAGATGAGTGTATGGTGTTGGACAATGAAGCACTTTATGACATTTGTTTCAGGACTCTGAAGCTCACCACACCCAGCT TTGGTGATCTTAACCATTTGATCTCTGCCACCATGAGTGGTGTCACTTGCTGCCTCCGATTTCCTGGTCAATTGAACTCTGACCTTCGCAAGCTTGCCGTGAACTTGATCCCTTTCCCCCGTCTCCACTTTTTCATGGTTGGGTTTGCCCCCTTGACTTCACGTGGATCCCAGCAGTACCGTGCCCTAACTGTCCCTGAGCTCACCCAACAAATGTGGGATGCTAAAAACATGATGTGTGCTGCTGACCCCAGGCATGGACGGTACCTCACTGCCTCAGCCATGTTTCGAGGCAAGATGTCCACCAAGGAGGTAGATGAGCAGATGATCAACGTCCAGAACAAGAACTCATCCTACTTTGTTGAGTGGATCCCCAACAATGTGAAGTCAAGTGTTTGTGACATCCCACCCCGTGGTTTGAGCATGGCCTCAACCTTCATCGGTAACTCAACTTCCATCCAAGAAATGTTCAGGAGGGTGAGTGAGCAATTCACAGCTATGTTTAGGAGGAAGGCTTTCTTGCATTGGTACACTGGTGAAGGTATGGATGAGATGGAGTTCACCGAGGCTGAGAGCAACATGAATGATCTTGTATCGGAATACCAGCAGTACCAGGACGCCACTGCTGATGATGAAGGTGAGTATGAAGATGAGGTGTCTGATCAAGAAGAGGTTTAA
- the LOC130827718 gene encoding protein ANTAGONIST OF LIKE HETEROCHROMATIN PROTEIN 1-like: MASIGTSLKRKRNWDCIRFIITMINCVVLLHLMLYSMRKTIYDSHYVKLDKKTRRKMRLHNLNRMIRESDTLCRNYLRINRYTFGVLLEMVRDIGGLNETRNTCLEEMVAGFLYTLAHHKKNRMMGAHFYRSGETISRQFHACLLAILKLHDILLKKPTPIQEDCNDERWKYFKNSLGALDGTMILVNVPCDERSKYRTRKGTLAMNVLGVCSPEMEFIYVLPGWEGSAHDGRILRDAISRPNGLKVPKGCYYLCDGGYTNGEGFLAPYRGHLYHLREWNNGPRQPQTAEEYFNLRHAKARNVIERCFGLLKGRWGILRSPSWFSLQTHGRIVLACALLHNLVKRYMLAEFDDEDLFEENDSDDNDGDDNDGDVNEEDDVEYITSIAVTDPWTNFRNTMAQHMFNDWRARQRRLTL; encoded by the exons ATGGCTAGCATTGGTACTTctttgaaaaggaagagaaattggGATTGTATTCGGTTCATAATTACTATGattaattgtgttgtgttgCTACATTTGATGTTGTACTCGATGAGAAAAACTATATACGATTCCCATTATGTTAAGCTTGATAAAAAAACTAGGAGAAAAATGAGATTGCACAACTTGAATAGAATGATTAGAGAAAGTGACACTTTGTGTAGGAACTATCTTCGTATAAATCGATACACATTTGGTGTTCTTTTAGAGATGGTTAGAGATATTGGTGGattaaatgaaacaagaaaCACATGTTTGGAAGAGATGGTTGCGGGTTTCTTATACACATTAGCTCaccataagaaaaatagaatgatgGGTGCACATTTTTATAGAAGTGGTGAAACTATTAGTAGACAATTTCATGCTTGTTTGTTAGCAATCTTAAAGTTACATGATATTCTTCTTAAGAAACCAACACCAATACAAGAGGATTGCAACGATGAAAGATGGAAATATTTCAAg aaTTCATTAGGTGCCCTTGATGGTACAATGATTCTAGTGAATGTTCCTTGTGATGAGCGATCCAAATATCGGACTAGAAAAGGTACCCTTGCTATGAATGTATTAGGAGTATGTTCACCCGAGATggaatttatatatgtcttaccTGGTTGGGAGGGGTCGGCACACGATGGTCGGATTCTTCGAGATGCTATTTCTAGGCCTAATGGGTTGAAAGTTCCAAAAG gtTGTTATTATCTATGTGATGGAGGATATACTAATGGAGAAGGATTCCTTGCACCCTATAGAGGGCATCTTTATCATCTTAGAGAATGGAATAATGGCCCCCGACAACCCCAAACCGCCGAAGAATATTTCAACTTAAGGCATGCAAAAGCTAGAAATGTGATTGAGAGATGCTTTGGATTACTCAAGGGAAGATGGGGGATTCTTAGAAGTCCTTCTTGGTTTAGTTTACAAACACATGGTCGAATTGTACTTGCTTGTGCTTTATTACATAATTTGGTAAAGAGATACATGCTTGCAGAATTTGATGATGAGGACTTGTTTGAGgaaaatgatagtgatgataatgatggtgatgataatgatggtgatgttaatgaggaagatgatgtgGAGTACATAACCTCCATTGCTGTAACCGATCCATGGACGAATTTCCGAAATACAATGGCCCAACATATGTTCAATGATTGGAGGGCTAGACAACGCAGACTTACTTTGTGa